The Lycium barbarum isolate Lr01 chromosome 10, ASM1917538v2, whole genome shotgun sequence genome includes a region encoding these proteins:
- the LOC132612960 gene encoding uncharacterized protein LOC132612960: MAKRDQLLESENAWYKERMRVLEEKAEKRAQICDDLETELQETVDANDTLKAELESHIQMQSVLEEARDVLVAKLAQVEADLEEALRSVEATEAHTTIAAEYEKWKSRRITLKQVGTYNRTRRPEKAIAAESGQRTESVPETEVPTDVGPLPDYETAAPSEIPAFAEAAEAPQSSPTPASRPDAFDEMFVDTPPATGEAGSFGLLPIPRAMRAASRTSESGARDSLRTRRPEKAIAAESGQRTEPVPETEVPTDVGLLPDYETAAPSEIHAFAEAAEAPQSSPTPASRPDAFDEMRRFFRINPLQRTRRPEKAIAAESGQRTELVPETEVPTDVGLLPDYETAAPSEIHAFAEAAEAPQSSPTPASRPDAFDEMFADTPPATGEAASFGHLPIPRATRQEVDDLKRQLDAQSRETEKYVHLLRVNEDELSQAVTPSNLRPELDATKAENRQLKRELAKMVTILPNKPLQRTRRPEKAIAAESGQRTESVPETEVPTDVGPLPDYETAARSEIPAFAEAAEAPQSSPTPASRPDAFDEIVALVNEAFARAQQEVGDLKRQLDAQSREMEKYVHLLRVKEDELSQAVTPSNLRPELDAT, encoded by the exons ATGGCCAAGAGGGATCAGCTACTCGAATCTGAGAATGCCTGgtacaaagagcgtatgagggtgcTCGAGGAGAAGGCGGAAAAGAGGGCCCAAATATGTGACGATCTAGAAACCGAGCTCCAGGAGACAGTCGATGCTAATGacactctcaaggccgagctcgagtcgcaTATTCAAATGCAAAGTGTCCTCgaagaggctcgggatgttctggtAGCAAAGCTAGCCCAGgtcgaggccgatttggaagaagctctaaGGAGCGTGGAGGCCACCGAGGCTCATACTACCATTGCTGCtgagtatgaaaaatggaaatctcggaggatcacccttaaGCAAGTCGGGACTTACaac CGGACAAGAAGACCCGAGAAGGCAATTGCTGCCGAATCTGGTCAAAGAACTGAGTcggtccccgagaccgaagtCCCCACAGATGTTGGTCCGCTGCCCGACTATGAGACTGCCGCACCTTCGGAGATCcctgcctttgccgaagctgctgaaGCCCCTCAaagttctccaactccggccTCAAGACCGGATGCATTTGATGAAATGTTCGTggacactcctcctgctaccggcgaaGCCGGTAGTTTCGGACTTCTTCCGATCCCTCGAGCCATGAGGGCGGCTAGTCGGACCTCCGAGTCCGGTGCCAGGGATAGCTTG CGGACAAGAAGACCCGAGAAGGCAATTGCTGCCGAATCTGGTCAAAGaactgagccggtccccgagaccgaagtCCCCACAGATGTTGGTCTGCTGCCCGACTATGAGACTGCCGCACCTTCGGAGATCCAtgcctttgccgaagctgctgaaGCCCCTCAaagttctccaactccggccTCAAGACCGGATGCATTTGATGAAAT gCGACGATTCTTCCGAATAAACCCCCTGCAGCGGACAAGAAGACCCGAGAAGGCAATTGCTGCCGAATCTGGTCAAAGAACTGAGCTGGTCCCTGAGACCGAAGTCCCCACAGATGTTGGTCTGCTGCCCGACTATGAGACTGCCGCACCATCGGAGATCCAtgcctttgccgaagctgctgaaGCCCCTCAaagttctccaactccggccTCAAGACCGGATGCATTTGATGAAATGTTCGCggacactcctcctgctaccggcgaaGCCGCTAGTTTCGGACATCTtccgatccctcgagccacgagg caagaggtggacgatctcaagCGCCAACTGGACGCTCAAAGCCGTGAAACGGAGAAATATGtgcaccttctgcgggtgaaTGAAGATGAGTTGAGCCAAGCAGTTACTCCTTCCAACCTCCGACCTGAGCTCGATGCCACAAAGGCCGAAAATCGTCAATTAAAGCGTGAGCTGGCCAAGATG GTGACGATTCTTCCGAATAAACCCCTGCAGCGGACAAGAAGACCCGAGAAGGCAATTGCAGCCGAATCTGGTCAAAGAACTGAGTcggtccccgagaccgaagtCCCCACAGATGTTGGTCCGCTGCCCGACTATGAGACTGCCGCACGTTCGGAGATCcctgcctttgccgaagctgctgaaGCCCCTCAaagttctccaactccggccTCAAGACCGGATGCATTTGATGAAAT TGTGGCGCTCGTCAATGAAGCCTTTgcccgtgctcagcaagaggttggCGATCTCAAGCGCCAACTGGACGCTCAAAGCCGTGAAATGGAGAAATATGtgcaccttctgcgggtgaaggaggatgagttgagCCAAGCAGTTACTCCTTCCAACCTTCGACCTGAGCTCGATGCCACATAG
- the LOC132612961 gene encoding protein MLP1 homolog, producing MAEKRAQICDDLETELQETVDANDTLKAELESHIQMQSVLEEAWDVLVAKLAQVEADLEETLRSVKATEAHTTIAAEYEKWKSRRITLKHAGTYNAYLRARWIQRRSQQRTRRPEKAIAVESGQTTEPVPETEVPTVVGPLPDYETVAPSEIPAFAEAAEAPQSSPTPASRPDAFDEMFADTPPATGEAASFGHLPIPRATRAGQLDAQSRETEKYVHLLRVKEDELSQAVTPSNLRPELDATKAENRQLKGELAKMVEYNRRLEADKIGLSRDNTHLSSRVGELETTVTQLREELDFVKSDTTSMAKRHRLLESENAWYKERMRVLEEKAGKRAQICDDLETELQETVDANDTLKAELESHIQMQSVLEEARDVLAYLRARWIQRRSQQRTRRPEKAIAVESGQRTEPVPETEVPTVVGPLPDYETAAPSEIPAFAEAAEAPQSSPIPASRPDAFDEMFADTPPATGEAGSFRHLPIPRATRAASRTTESGARDSMDELSQAVTPSNLRPELDATKAENRQLKGELAKMVEYNRRLQADKIGLSRDNTHLSSRVGELETTVTQLREELDSVKSNTTSMAKRHRLLESENACYKERMRVLEEKAGMRAQICDDLETKLQETVDANDTLKAELESHIQMQSVLEEARDVLRTRRPEKAIAAESGQRTESVLETEVPTDVGPLPDYETAAPSEIPAFAEAAEAPQSSPTPASRPDAFDEMFADTPPATGEAAKRMRVLEEMAEKRAQICDDLESELQETVDANDTLKAELESHIQMQSVLEEARDVLVAKLAQVEVDLEEALRSVEATEAHTTIAAECRFFRINPLQLTRRPEKAIAVESGQRTEPVPEIEVPTDVGPLPDYETAAPSEIPAFAEAAEAPQSSPTPASRPDAFDEMFADTPPVTDEAASFRHLPIPRATRAASRTTKSGARDGLWTRRPEKAIAVESGQRTEPVPETEVPTDVGPLPDYETVAPSEIPAFAEAAEAPQSSPTPASRPDAFDEMFADTPPATGEAARGAGLCQVRHYEHGQEASAARI from the exons ATGGCGGAGAAGAGGGCTCAAATATGTGACGATCTAGAAACCGAGCTCCAGGAGACAGTCGATGCTAATGacactctcaaggccgagctcgagtcgcaTATTCAAATGCAAAGTGTCCTCGAAGAGGCTTGGGATGTTCTGGTGGCAAAGCTAGCCCAGgtcgaggccgatttggaagaaacTCTAAGGAGCGTGAAGGCCACCGAGGCTCATACTACCATTGCTGCTGAGTATGAAAAGTGgaaatctcggaggatcacccttaaGCATGCCGGGACTTACaac GcttacctaagggctcggtggatccaacgCCGGAGTCAGCAG CGGACAAGAAGACCCGAGAAGGCAATTGCTGTCGAATCCGGTCAAACaactgagccggtccccgagaccgaagtCCCCACAGTTGTTGGTCCGCTGCCCGACTATGAGACTGTCGCACCTTCGGAGATCcctgcctttgccgaagctgctgaaGCCCCTCAaagttctccaactccggccTCAAGACCGGATGCATTTGATGAAATGTTCGCggacactcctcctgctaccggcgaaGCCGCTAGTTTCGGACATCTtccgatccctcgagccacgagggcg ggccaactggaCGCTCAAAGCCGTGAAACAGAGAAATATGtgcaccttctgcgggtgaaggaaGATGAGTTGAGCCAAGCAGTTACTCCTTCCAACCTCCGACCTGAGCTCGATGCCACAAAGGCCGAAAATCGtcaattaaagggtgagctggccaaGATGGTTGAATATAACCGGcgtctcgaagcggacaagatcggTCTTAGCCGAGACAACACTCATTTATCCTCAAGGGTTGGTGAGCTTGAAACCACCGTcactcaactccgggaggagctggacttTGTCAAGTCCGACACTACGAGCATGGCCAAGAGGCATCGGCTACTCGAATCTGAGAATGCCTGGTACAAAGAGCGTATGAGAGTGCTCGAGGAGAAGGCGGGAAAGAGGGCTCAAATATGTGACGATCTAGAAACCGAGCTCCAGGAGACAGTCGATGCTAATGacactctcaaggccgagctcgagtcgcaTATTCAAATGCAAAGTGTCCTCgaagaggctcgggatgttctg GcttacctaagggctcggtggatccaacgCCGGAGTCAGCAG CGGACAAGAAGACCCGAGAAGGCAATTGCTGTCGAATCCGGTCAAAGaactgagccggtccccgagaccgaagtCCCCACAGTTGTTGGTCCGCTGCCCGACTATGAGACTGCCGCACCTTCGGAGATCcctgcctttgccgaagctgctgaaGCCCCTCAAAGTTCTCCAATTCCGGCCTCAAGACCGGATGCATTTGATGAAATGTTCGCggacactcctcctgctaccggcgaaGCCGGTAGTTTCAGACATCTtccgatccctcgagccacgagggcagCTAGTCGGACCACCGAGTCCGGTGCCAGGGATAGCATG GATGAGTTGAGCCAAGCAGTTACTCCTTCCAACCTCCGACCTGAGCTCGATGCCACAAAGGCCGAAAATCGtcaattaaagggtgagctggccaaGATGGTTGAATATAACCGGCGTCTCCAAGCGGACAAGATCGGTCTTAGCCGAGACAACACTCATTTATCCTCAAGGGTTGGTGAGCTTGAAACCACCGTcactcaactccgggaggagctggactctgtCAAGTCCAACACTACGAGCATGGCTAAGAGGCATCGGCTACTCGAATCTGAGAATGCCTGTTACAAAGAGCGTATGAGAGTGCTCGAGGAGAAGGCGGGAATGAGGGCCCAAATATGTGACGATCTAGAAACCAAGCTCCAGGAGACAGTCGATGCTAATGacactctcaaggccgagctcgagtcgcaTATTCAAATGCAAAGTGTCCTCgaagaggctcgggatgttctg CGGACAAGAAGACCCGAGAAGGCAATTGCTGCCGAATCTGGTCAAAGAACTGAGTCGGTCCTCGAGACCGAAGTCCCCACAGATGTTGGTCCGCTGCCCGACTATGAGACTGCCGCACCTTCGGAGATCCCTGCCTTTGCCGAAGCAGCTGAAGCCCCTCAaagttctccaactccggccTCAAGACCGGATGCATTTGATGAAATGTTCGCggacactcctcctgctaccggcgaaGCCGCTA agcgtatgagggtgcTCGAGGAGATGGCGGAGAAGAGGGCACAAATATGTGACGATCTAGAATCCGAGCTCCAGGAGACAGTCGATGCTAATGacactctcaaggccgagctcgagtcgcaTATTCAAATGCAAAGTGTCCTCgaagaggctcgggatgttctggtgGCAAAGCTAGCCCAGGTCGAGGtcgatttggaagaagctctaaGGAGCGTGGAGGCCACCGAGGCTCATACTACCATTGCTGCtga gtgtcGATTCTTCCGAATAAACCCCCTGCAGCTGACAAGAAGACCCGAGAAGGCAATTGCTGTCGAATCCGGTCAAAGAACTGAGCCGGTCCCTGAGATCGAAGTCCCCACAGATGTTGGTCCGCTGCCCGACTATGAGACTGCCGCACCTTCGGAGATCcctgcctttgccgaagctgctgaaGCCCCTCAaagttctccaactccggccTCAAGACCGGATGCATTTGATGAAATGTTCGCGGACACTCCTCCTGTTACCGACGAAGCCGCTAGTTTCAGACATCTtccgatccctcgagccacgagggcggctagtcggACCACCAAGTCCGGTGCCAGGGATGGCTTG TGGACAAGAAGACCCGAGAAGGCAATTGCTGTCGAATCCGGTCAAAGaactgagccggtccccgagaccgaagtCCCCACAGATGTTGGTCCGCTGCCCGACTATGAGACTGTCGCACCTTCGGAGATCcctgcctttgccgaagctgctgaaGCCCCTCAaagttctccaactccggccTCAAGACCGGATGCATTTGATGAAATGTTCGCggacactcctcctgctaccggcgaaGCCGCTA GAGGAGCTGGACTTTGTCAAGTCCGACACTACGAGCATGGCCaagaggcatcggctgctcgaatctga